In the Gossypium arboreum isolate Shixiya-1 chromosome 10, ASM2569848v2, whole genome shotgun sequence genome, one interval contains:
- the LOC108488830 gene encoding transcription factor SCREAM2-like, with product MSSRDRKKASVYQKLQRLRSVVNSTAVNKTSIIVDASRYIEELKEKVEVLNQETGTSGISNSQNPLPMQVAVEALEKGFLINVFLEKNCPGLLVSILETFEELGLDVLDARVSCQENFQLEAIGGENQSNAEGIDAQMVKQAVMQAISKWSENI from the exons ATGTCTTCCAGAGATCGAAAGAAAGCATCTGTCTATCAGAAACTGCAACGCCTTCGCTCTGTTGTCAATTCTACTGCT GTAAATAAAACCTCAATCATTGTGGACGCATCGAGATACATAGAAGAGTTGAAAGAAAAGGTGGAAGTGCTGAACCAAGAAACTGGAACTTCAGGAATTTCAAATTCCCAGAATCCTCTGCCTATG CAAGTTGCTGTGGAAGCCCTAGAGAAAGGTTTCCTTATTAATGTGTTTTTGGAAAAGAATTGCCCTGGTTTGCTTGTTTCCATATTGGAAACCTTTGAAGAGCTTGGCCTTGACGTGCTCGACGCTAGGGTTTCTTGCCAAGAGAATTTCCAGCTTGAAGCCATTGGAGGAGAA AACCAAAGTAATGCTGAAGGCATAGATGCTCAGATGGTGAAACAAGCAGTTATGCAGGCTATCAGTAAATGGAGTGAAAATATATAG
- the LOC108487511 gene encoding uncharacterized protein LOC108487511, with protein sequence MYESLRFAYGLLEVLIYVTSITIWNKGIISQIILSFPIAVFTGRNMFAERSKKGISDNKIYHYHLNLGESVSTRRLTRLPSIPKNDAKFRTHLSRMGRRWHQCFILIAAVSKHFLRGYVGIHSSGFETFAKTELLRSIVDSGFEHPSEGKVLNSCLMLTFVNSIN encoded by the exons ATGTATGAGAGTTTACGTTTTGCATACGGCTTGCTTGAGGTGTTGATCTATGTGACTTCTATCACCATATGGAATAAAGGCATCATTAGCCAAATAATTCTTTCGTTCCCTATAGCAGTTTTTACTGGGAGAAATATGTTTGCTGAAAGGAGTAAAAAAG GCATTAGTGATAATAAGATATATCATTATCACTTAAATCTTGGAGAAAGTGTTTCTACCAGAAGGCTGACTAGGCTACCTTCAATTCCTAAGAATGATGCAAAGTTCAG AACACACTTATCCAGGATGGGAAGGAGATGGCATCAGTGCTTTATACTTATCGCAGCTGTGTCAAAGCACTTTCTCAG GGGGTATGTTGGAATTCACAGTTCGGGATTCGAAACTTTCGCTAAAACCGAGCTGCTTCGATCTATTGTGGATTCTGGTTTTGAACATCCTTCCGAAGGCAAAGTTTTAAACTCATGTCTGATGTTAACATTCGTGAATTCCAtaaattaa